AACAACGACCACGCTGACGGTTTGACCCGGCTGCTTGGCCGCTTCGGCGAGCATCATGCGTCTACCTCAGCAAGCATCAGCTGCGAGATGGTTGCGGCGGTTGATTTTGGGATGTCTTTGGAAATGCATCCGTCCGCAAGAAACACAACCCGATCGGCATAACTTGCGGCGGTTGCGTCGTGGGTGACCATGATCACGCTGTAGTTTTGTTCCCTCGAAAGCGTCGACAATAGTTGCAGCACCTCACGACCGGTTGCGAGGTCGAGGTTTCCTGTCGGTTCGTCCGCAAATACGACGGCGGGTTTGTTCACGAGCGCTCGCGCAACAGCAACTCGCTGTTGCTGTCCACCAGAGAGTTCGGATGGTCGCTGTGCAAGATACGGCTGCAGTCCAAGCGTCTCAATGAGATAGGCTTCCCAAGCTTCGTCGTAGGGTGCCGACTTCCGAGACAGCGAATGAGGTAGGCGGATATTCTCCCTGATATCAAGCGTTGGTGCCAGGTTGAAGGATTGAAAGACGAAGCCCATGTGGGTGCGGCGGATTTCGGTCAGCGCGTCGTCGTTGAGCCCAACCAATTCGGAACCCTCAAGCGTCACCGAACCACGGGTTGGTGCATCGAGCCCAGCGAGCACGTGCATAAGCGTTGATTTCCCAGAGCCGCTTGGGCCCATAATCGCGGTAAACTTTCCACGCTCAAAACCGATTGTCACGTCAGAAAGCGCCCAACGCGTCCCGGCACCTTCGCCGTATCGTCTGCTCACGCGAGTTGCCTGTGAGACAACGCCTGAGTTGCTTGGAGCGGCAGCCGAGTGGTCGCCGAGCTGCGCCGGTTGATGAATGTGCTGGCTGGGGTCGTTCTGTTGGGTACTCACATTTCTACGCTAGGGTAACGCCGTTTGCCCGGCCTCGGCCAAAAGTACCAACAACATCCTCCCGAAGGACGGGAAGTGCCGGTACGTTGCGCTGATTCCGTTGCTGCTCAGTCGAGCAGACGATACTCGTGAGCAAACACCACCAGTTGCACCCTGTCGCGGAGCTGCAGTTTGGCAAGCACGCTACTGATATGAGTTTTGACGGTTGACTCGCTCAGGTACTCCTCAGCCGCGATCTCGCTGTTGCTCAGGCCCGTTGCTGCCCTGGCAAAGATTGCCCGCTCGCGCTCGGTCAGCAGCCCAAACTGTTCCGGCAGCACCCGCGGCGGCGTGATCGATTGACCGTGCTCAAAGAGCTCGCCGAGCTCAGTTGGCGACAGCACGGCGTTGCCCGCGTGCACGGCTCGAATCGCTGCGCACAGTGACTCGGCGCTCGCATCCTTCATCAGGAATCCGCTCGCCCCCGCCCGAATTGCAGTCGCAGCTGCCTCATCGAGGTTAAACGTCGTCAGCATGATCGTGCGGAGCGGCTTGGTTCTGGCAACGACGAGGTCCGGATGGTAGAGCGCCTGTACCGCTTGAACACCGTCCATGACCGGCATGCGAATGTCCATGAGCACAACATCCGGCTCACACTCCGCGACAACCTCAATGGCGTGTTGCCCGTTACCCGCTTGCCCAACGACCGCAAGCCCGTCGTGGGCGTTCACCACAA
The DNA window shown above is from Lysinibacter cavernae and carries:
- a CDS encoding ABC transporter ATP-binding protein; the protein is MHQPAQLGDHSAAAPSNSGVVSQATRVSRRYGEGAGTRWALSDVTIGFERGKFTAIMGPSGSGKSTLMHVLAGLDAPTRGSVTLEGSELVGLNDDALTEIRRTHMGFVFQSFNLAPTLDIRENIRLPHSLSRKSAPYDEAWEAYLIETLGLQPYLAQRPSELSGGQQQRVAVARALVNKPAVVFADEPTGNLDLATGREVLQLLSTLSREQNYSVIMVTHDATAASYADRVVFLADGCISKDIPKSTAATISQLMLAEVDA
- a CDS encoding response regulator, with the protein product MSETISVVLVDDQELFRSGVAVVVNAHDGLAVVGQAGNGQHAIEVVAECEPDVVLMDIRMPVMDGVQAVQALYHPDLVVARTKPLRTIMLTTFNLDEAAATAIRAGASGFLMKDASAESLCAAIRAVHAGNAVLSPTELGELFEHGQSITPPRVLPEQFGLLTERERAIFARAATGLSNSEIAAEEYLSESTVKTHISSVLAKLQLRDRVQLVVFAHEYRLLD